A portion of the Plasmodium relictum strain SGS1 genome assembly, contig: PRELSG_00_v1_174, whole genome shotgun sequence genome contains these proteins:
- the ETRAMP gene encoding early transcribed membrane protein has product MKISKIIYFLNFIIFVNLLTPCLSSYYDRHTNNEYSSLRRSIHSVPGGNCYSTDSFGRNTDEASSICSGSSEETESLSGSSTITEGEEDIPNCEKYFSHTRCNIPPNLQIFVQFITKKLQKKYNDTLPHFKHHVRNPDHLRGVIVSSASKYGIPLSEQMVHTLVKKVYIDIVTV; this is encoded by the coding sequence atgaaaatttcaaaaataatttattttttaaattttataatatttgttAATTTATTAACACCATGCTTATCAAGTTATTATGATCGTCACACTAATAATGAATATTCCTCATTAAGAAGATCTATACATTCGGTACCTGGTGGAAATTGTTATTCTACAGATTCATTTGGAAGAAATACAGATGAAGCATCAAGTATATGTAGCGGTAGTTCTGAAGAAACTGAAAGTTTAAGTGGAAGCAGCACAATTACTGAAGGAGAAGAAGATATTCCAAATTGTGAAAAATACTTCTCTCATACTCGATGCAATATTCCTCCTAATTTACAAATATTTGTACAATTTATTACTAAAAAACTAcagaaaaagtataatgatACTTTACCACATTTTAAACATCATGTAAGGAACCCCGATCATTTAAGAGGAGTGATTGTTTCTTCAGCATCAAAGTATGGTATTCCATTGTCAGAACAAATGGTACATACTTTAGTTAAGAAAGTATATATTGATATAGTAACGGTATAA